In the genome of Equus caballus isolate H_3958 breed thoroughbred chromosome 3, TB-T2T, whole genome shotgun sequence, the window GGCCCACCAGAGGGTTAGAAACAGCCCTGAAGCTTCTGTTCTGGATGCGGCTCACTGCTGCGGATGTCCCCAACCCGTTCCCGGGAGCTCTTCCACAAGCTAAGCTGAAGGGCCTCTTGCCCCTGGGCTCCTGCTCGAAAATCCTCTCCCTGGCCCCTCTTCTTCGGTCCCGGTGCTAGAGCAGGGGACCCGCCCCATACGAGGCTGTTCTCACCACCAGAAATTCTACTTTGTGGAAGGAAACTGCTGACAATCAGGTGGCCATGGAGGAGAAATAAGCAGACCACCAGCAAACTTTCTTTGAAGGAAAGGCACGAGCCTTTGAACCTGTGCTCATGTGCACACATGCCTTCATGACACTGGACAAGGGACTCGGGAAAGTAGGAGTCAGAGACAGAATAGCCAGGAAAACCAGCGAGGAGATCCAGGGAGAAGGTCTGTTTAAGGCAGACGCTCCAGAAGAGGCTTGCGCAGGACCGTCTCACCACCAGACCAGGGGTCAGATTCTGCCGAcgaaggcagggggaggggtcaGACTCTGCCCaggaaggcagggggaggggttTGCAGGAAGTCATGCTTTCGCAACAGCTCTGTGTGGCTCTGCTCTCTGAAAACCACATTTTAAGAAAAGacttatttggagaaaaaaaagatagaatatACAAGTTTGTGCAGACCAAGAAACTGGAAACGCTGCAGCCCAGGGCTGGGTGAGTGCTGATGCCAAGGGGACACCACCCAAAGCTGAGGAAAGGATTTCTTAGGCCCAGGACAAGCCTTACAGGTCTCTCACTGAGGGACTGGGAGAGGCAGAACACACCTCCAAACACCCACTAGTACGTGCTTACAAGAAGGAGGTCCTGTCAGGCCCTGCCAAAACATCAAGCAGCATGAAAGAGCGAGAGGCGCAGTGCCCTTCAGGACAAGTCGGCAGTGCTCTCCTGGTATGGGTTAGCACCTGTGCTGCCTGACACCGGAGGAAGGAAAGTGAAGGCTTCCTGGATCCTGACACTGTCCCTGCCACCTCCCTGGGTGCAGAGTAGTCACACAACTAGCCAGTAGTTCCAGCTCCCTCTTTGCATCAGGAGCCTCCTAAGTCAGCTGCTTTTGTTTGCAAAATGTTCTGGGACCTCCTACCAGCCTAGGTGAACCTCTAGCCCAATTCCTTGGAGTGACAGCCCCGACGCCTCAGCAGCTCTGCTGGCAGCCaagccctcctgccccctctcctccccctgctcATTTCACTCCAGCGCTGTATTATTCAGCCACTTGGGAGAATCGGAGAGCAGACACTCTGATTTTGGTTCCCTCCCAACCAGGCTGGCAGCTCTGAGAAGACTTGAGTACAGCTCTCAGCTGGGAGGAGAGCCACATCCTCAGGTTTCTGTTCCTAAAACACCCCAGTGGGCCCTGGTGCAGCTGGAAACCCTAGCAAGGTGCTTGGCATCTAGTCCCCTGAGGTCCAGCCTGCCTAGCTGCTCGGTGATCCAAGTGGCCCAAGTTCTCCATCAAAAGAAAACAGCACCAGATCCAAACAAGCCCCTCTCCTAACTTTAGGGAACTCCTCTACTCTGCAGTCAAGACAAGCAGACAGCGGTCTGAACAAAAGTTGACAGCAAAACCCACAAGGCATTTATTTACAACTgccggccccagtctccaggaaACCGAATCGAAGGCGACTGGCGCAGAGGTCGCGCCTGCTGCCCTCTGGGTACCTGGGGAGGCCCGCCGAGCCGTCAGCAGCCCCGAGGACCTCGAGGCCCGGCAGGGCTGCAGGTCGCCCCATGTGCCGAGCGgttgggagggggctgggctAAGGCTGGAGAACGCGCCCAGAGGGCAGGGGCGGCCTGTGCAGGGAGCCCGGCAACCCCGGGCCCCGCGTCCTCCGGGCGCCGTGGCTGAGCCGGGCCGCCGACCCCTCCCCTCCCGGAGGCCGGCGCACTCACGTGTGGCCGCAGCTGCCGATGGCCACCGGCCGGTGGTAGACCTCCAGGCAGATGGGGCAACTGTACTGCGCCTCCAGGCCGCTGTCGCCgcccgcgggcccgcccggcGGCTGCCGCTGCTGAGCCGAGGCCACCAGGCTGCGGAACATCGCCATCCCGGGGCCAGGCCCGCCGCCACCGCCTCCCCTgtcccggcccggcccggcccggcccgcgcgTCAcggccgcgacggcggcgcgatGACGTCGTTAGGGCGCGCCCCGCCTCCGTCCCTCGCGTCACGGCCGCGACGGCGCTGCCGTGACGTTCTCAGCGTGTGACCAGCTGCAGCCACCGCGGTCTCCAGCGCGACCCGGCCCAGCCATGTGCCAGGTGGGCGAGGACTACGCGGAGCCCGCGTCCGAGGAGCCGCCGCCTCGGCAGCCTGGGTAAGAGCTGAGCGACCGcacctgcccctcctctgcccgGGGCTCCCCGCTGGTGGCGAACCCTGCCCCGAGGGCCCGGCCTGCGCTCTGCCATCAGTCCCGGGCGCGGCGCTCCGGGAAGCCTAGAGGTCGCTGAGGCCGGGGCCCAGGAGTCCTGGGGTCCCCGGGGAGGGTGGGCGCTGAACCTCGCTGCGCAGCAACCTGGGCGTGGCTGTGAAGCCGGTGGTGAACATCCCAGGAAGGAACTTCCACTGTTCGCTCGCATCTCTAGTTGTTGTAGCCGGTGGGGACGGCTCCGCCCCCGACCGGGCTGTTCTTACTGGGAGAGAAAGTTGATCTCACTGTCGCTTCCACCCACTTGCTCCGTTTCTCCCCTCCAGGCCACGCAAACTGTCTCTCTTTTCGTGCCATCTCTTGAGAGATTGAGAGGTGGACTTTATGTGCCCCTGTGCCGGCTTTAACAGACAAAATTACCCTCAGGGCCCTTGTCTTTCTTCAGATTGGTAGTTTGGATAAGACACAAGCCTTCGTTTGTGTGTGTACAGCCCCAGTCTGACCTCTCTCTCGTACACCCGCTTGGGGTGAGAAACAACACCAGTATGCCCGAAGGCTGCTGGGAGGGGTGTGTAGTCTGTGttcttgttctctcttctttccatgtCTCCAAAGCCGTGAACAGAAGTGTGTGAAGTGCAAGGAAGGCCTTCCTGTCGTGGTGATCCGAGCAGGAGATGCCTTCTGCAGGtgaggcctggaggtggggagaagacCTTGGCAAACACGATCTCACTCAGCAGCCAGGATTGCCCCCCATTTATGTAACTGTAATTCTTGCTTTTAAAAGCATTTAGTCACTTTACTCCTGCTTGTAATGTTGCTCCGGGAGACCCTGGTGTGTGGGAGGAGTGTGGTTTCCTGCATGGGTAATGTTCTCTCATCAACCGTCTGTGGGTCAGGTGGCGGGAAGGTATATGATGGAGTTTTGGGGAGAGTGGGAGTGAGAGTGGGGTGAGGTGTGGGTGAGATGAGCATTTCCTGGCAGCTGGAACACATCCACGGCAGGTTAGAGCATCCTGGGCAGGTGCTCTGGGTGATGGCCTGTTTTACTTGTGAGGGATAGAGGGATGGAAGGAGAGCTCCAGCTTTCCACCAGCTCGGGGGGGGTCTTCAGACAGGAGCAGAGGCTTATTTCCAGAGGGGCCTGGGCACAAGCATGTTCCATTTTGCCTGAAGGTTTCTTGTGGCCCTGTTCCATCATCCTTGAATCATCACTCTTCCAATGTCTGGTCACATTCCCTGGACTTgtagctccatgagggcagagcctgtTTCCCATTTTATCCCTGTTAATTCTTGGTGATGTTGCATGCTTTGTATAGCAAACAAACGTCTGTTGAATGAGTGACTGGCTCACGTTTTTAAGTTGGTTTCCAAGAGTCTTGGATTCTGCTTTCTAAAATGTTACAAGAGAGAAACTAATGGGATTAAGCTGTTTTCCTAAAAACTCATCCCTGCCGGTCTCTCAGGTGCCCAGTAGAATGAGATGTGTGTTACCGGCAAATACACGTTAGGTTTTAACCACTTGGGGCATGTGAAAATGACGATTGCCCCAGTCTGCCTGGAGACTCTGATAAGAAGAGAGTTTGCAGTGGCTTCAGGTGAGGCTGGCAGGGCTCCTGGCCCAGAGCTCCCCTCCTGTGCTTGTTGGTCCCAAGAGAAGGTGAGAAGCTGGCTTTCCAGGTTGTGGACTTTTGCAGTCTAGATTTTGAGCAAGTTTCCTCAGTGATTGTGAGGATCAACATGGGTGGGCAACCCTGGCCTGGCCCCCAGGGAGAGTGCGTCTGTGTGTGCTCAGGGAGCCTCACCACACCCCGACCTTCCTGGAAGTCACTTCCTGTGGCTGGTCACCTGGGGTCCTTGGAGCCCTGGCATTTTGCTCTTGAACGCTGAGTTGACTTACTGTCTGCAGAGGACTCTGGGGTATTTGGTTGGCCCCTCTTGAGAGGTGCCTCTTCAGCGTTAGGGGGATTGCTGTGGACACCAGTGTGTCTGAACAGGAAGGAGGGGGTAGACAGGCCAGACAGGGCCAGGGCAGCTCTCCTGCAGCATTGTCCACCGCTCTACTGGAGGTGCTGTTCTCCCCTGACTGCCTGCTGGGATTTCTAGGGGGGCTTTTAAATGCAGATACCCAGGCCTCGCCCCTATACATTCTCACGCAGTTGGCCTGAGTGGTTCTAATGTGCAGCTAAGGCTAAGAACCTCTAACCTGGTGAGCCGAAGGACCAGCTGGAAGGTTTATCAAGAATGAAGATTCCAAAGACCTGCCCTGGAAGCTCTGATTCTGTGGGTTTGGGGAAGAGCCCAGGACTCTGCATTTGCAGGAGCCTCCCAAGCATTTTTGGTCCAGGTGGGCTCAGTGCACTAAAGAGAAGCCAGTGTGGTGCTTCAGGGCCCTGGGCACCCCCTGCAGCCTGCTCAGtgcttcccctctccccctgAGAGCTGGTGCTTCTTGTGTGGGGGTCCTGGATCAGATCATTGACTCTGCTGAGGGTGGGTCATGCTGGTCTCACCCTACACATACCTGTGTCTGTCTGTTCCACCAGCTGCATCTTCCTGAGCACTTGTGGGTGCAGGTGgctcctgggctctgggccccTCAGGCATTGGTTCATACTGGTGAGGATTGGGGGGGACCCAGGCAGGCCTCCCCATGTGGCATGAGGCTCATCCTGGGGCAGCCACAGCTGGCGAGAACTGCTGAACTCTGGCTCCCCTGCTGGTCTCTGCGTGGAGCCTCAGCGTCAAGATGCTGCTTTTAAAGATGGAAGTTGCTAACAGAAGAAAACGTAACCAAGTGGAAACTTAGGCTGCTGTCCAGAGAGGCAGGTGTGAGCAGCTTGCCCATCTCTGTGTGGAGGGCAGGCGGCCTGGGCTGTGTTGCTGCAGCTGCTGGGGGGTGTGTTGCAGGGACTGTTTCAAGGCATTTTACATCCACAAGTTCAGAGCCGTGCTTGGGAAGAACCGGCTGATCTTTCCGGGTGAGAAGGTAGAGTGCGGGGTGACTCCTATGGGGTCCCTTGGGCCCTGGCTCTCAGCCCCTGCTACCCCTCCCGCAGGTGGCCTGTCCCAGCTGCACCCACTAGCCCCTCCCGCTGTCCTACACCTGAGTCCTGAGGGTGGGCTCACGCCCAGGGCGTCCCCAGGGGTGGCACACTCCCGCTGTCCTACACCTGAGTCCTGAGGGTGGGCTCACGTCCCGGGCGTCCCCAGGGGTGGCACACTCCCGCTGTCCTACACCTGAGTCCTGAGGGTGGGCTCACGTCCCGGGCGTCCCCAGGGGTGGCACACTCCCGCTGTCCTACACCTGAGTCCTGAGGGTGGGCTCACGCCCAGGGCGTCCCCAGGGGTGGCACACTCCCGCTGTCCTACACCTGAGTCCTGAGGGTGGGCTCACGTCCCGGGCGTCCCCAGGGGTGGCACACTCCCGCTGTCCTACACCTGAGTCCTGAGGGTGGGCTCACGCCCAGGGCGTCCCCAGGGGTGGCACACTCCCGCTGTCCTACACCTGAGTCCTGAGGGTGGGCTCACGCCCAGGGCGTCCCCAGGGGTGGCACACTCCCGCTGTCCTACACCTGAGTCCTGAGGGTGGGCTCACATCCAGGGCGTCCCCAGGGGTGGCACACTCCCGCTGTCCTACACCTGAGTCCTGAGGGTGGGCTCACGCCCAGGGCGTCCCCAGGGGTGGCACACTCCCGCTGTCCTACACCTGAGTCCTGAGGGTGGGCTCACGCCCAGGGCGTCCCCAGGGGTGGCACACTCCCGCTGTCCTACACCTGAGTCCTGAGGGTGGGCTCACGCCCAGGGCGTCCCCAGGGGTGGCACACTCCCGCTGTCCTACACCTGAGTCCTGAGGGTGGGCTCACGCCCAGGGCGTCCCCAGGGGTGGCACACTCCCGCTGTCCTACACCTGAGTCCTGAGGGTGGGCTCACATCCAGGGCGTCCCCAGGGGTGGCACACTCCCGCTGTCCTACACCTGAGTCCTGAGGGTGGGCTCACGCCCAGGGCGTCCCCAGGGGTGGCACACTCGTATTGGAGATGCGGTGCCTCCAGTGATGTCCCTTCTCCCTCAGGTGCTCCTGGCGTGGTCTGGAGGGCCTTCGTCCAGCTCCATGGTCTGGCAGGTCCTTGAGGTGCGTTTCCACACCATCCTCCGGGGCCCAGGCTGCCGCCCCACTGACCTCCAGGGTAGGGGGCCGGCACCAAGGGGCTCTTGTTTGAGGCTAGAGAGAATGGCCCATTCCCCAGCTGGGTTGCCCAAGGGGTTCTCGGATGTGCATACAAGAGGTACACAAACCGAAAACTGCATCTGGAGTACCCAGCCGTTTAGTGCTCTGTCCACTTGCTTGACTACGAAGAAACATAGTCGCTGGAAAATGGGTCTCGCAGCATGGCAGAGCACCACTCACTGTGTCTTAGAGGCCATGGGGCTCCTCTCGCTCTTGGGAGTGTATCTGGGACAAGACAGTGAAATATGAGTGGGAGCCTTGGGGGATGTAGaggggcccagcccagcctggagcAGCGTCCTTAGGTTCGAGGGGAGACCCGAGTGAGCAGGGGGCTGCTGGGTGCAGTGAAGAGAGTAGCATGTCAGTGGAGAGGGCAGCTGGCAGCGAGGCGGGGAGAGGAGAGTGAAGTGGGGCTGAGTGTGGGGCTGCGCTCTGGGCGTCCACAGGCCCAGCTCAAAGTGTGGGAGGCAGGCTTCTCCCGATGGCACTGCGGCACCTTGGAGGCCTTAACCTGGGGGTGGGACACACAGGGACTATCTGCACTCCCTGAGCGGGACGCAGACTagaggggctggggaagagggtGCAGCCACAGGGTGGCAGTAGCAAGGGTACAGGAGGCGGCCCAGGCCTCCAGGGGGGACTTCTTTAGTTGGTTTTCTGCTCTCAACTCACAGTCCTCTAAACCTGGCCAGACAGTGTGAGATGAGTGCCTGCTCCCCTGGGTCATTGTCCCGCACCTGGCACTGCTCTTCCCTGTGATCAGCGATGCCTTCCTTTTTCCACGTTGTTCTGTTCCATTCTGAGTGGTCAGAGGTGCTTGAACAGGGGGCTTCCCCTGGGGCATTGATAGCAGGTAGGGACACACTGGCGAGGGGTGGGTTTTACTAGGAGGAGCGAAGATGCCcaggcagggctgctgtgaaGCAAGTCAGGCTGTGTGGCCTCCCCATGGGGCCTGTCTGGCACCTGGTCCACAACGGGTGGGGTTCACCGCCCCTTCCTGGAGGGCATTCAGTCCAGATGGAGAATGGTCCCTGCCGGGACAGTGTCACATGGCTTCTGGCCATGAGGCTGAAGCCTTGTCCCTTCCCCCTCCAGGGCCTGAGTCGAGAATCTGCCAAAAGACTGCGTTTTGTGCCAGGGATCGTCTGTATTGATGGTATGCATGGCTGTTCCTCCTCCCCGGCTGCTTGGGGTAGGCCTCGCTGAAACAGCTGGCGCTGTGCCCACGCCACGGCCCTGGTGGGTGCCCTTCTGAAGACAGAGCGCACATGTCCTGCAACAGACAGCACTGCTATTGTCTTAAGTCTCACACCGTCATTGGAGTTGGGCAGGAGCCTCTGCCCACGGGGTCATGGGCACTGAGTAAGCCCTCCACCCGCTCCTGTGGGGTGGGCTCCCAGGCCGGTCTTTAGTGCTGAGGTCAGTCATGCCCCCCCGTCCCCCAAAAATGCCCCCAAGGAAGATGGCTCAGCATCCTGTGGTTTCTACAGAAACTGCCACCCTGCAGAGCACAGCCTCGTGGGATTTCTTCTGTGGTGTTGGCCCTGTCTCACCTGCTGGGGTTCTTCTCCTGTGAGCCAGGACTCTCATTTCTGCCTGTGCTTTTCAGAGGGAGCAGCCTGTGGCCTGAGCCCAGAGGCCAGAGCAAAAGCCCTGGCCGAGATGAAGCTGATCCTGCAGACCGTTGGCTTCCCGTGGCATGTTGTCGCCTTAGAAGAGGTGGGTGTGCCTGTCCCTGTTAAAGGCCACTGGAGGTGACCCCTGGGGTGTCCACGAGGGGCGTGTGCCTGCTTGTtggagccagcccctgggccTCCCGTCCTGGGTCTGTTTCTCCCCAGTACGTAGAGAGGTGGGCCTGGGCCTCATGCTCTCTCCCCCATCCTCCTCTGCCCTGGAAGGTGTTTGACCTGCCACCATCCGTGCTGCGCTGCTTTGCCCAGGAGCCAGTGGGGACTGAAGGGGCCTATAAGGCAGCTGTGGACAGTTTCCTCCAGCAGCAGCATGTGCTGGGGGCTGAAGGGGCTGGGGACAGCCCCAGCCTCGCCCAAGGGGAGGAACAGCTGAGCTGgccctgcacccaggatccccaGAACCCCCAGAGCCCAGATAGGCCACCCACAGCTGCCCAGACTGAGGCTCTGTCCAGACTCTTTGACTCCGTGAAGACCCTGACAGCCAAGGAGGAGCTTCTGCAGGCACTACGGTgagccccgcccctccaggccctTGAGACAACTCCCATGGGGGGCctgggcctgcccctgccccacctggGCTCCTGAGACCCCCTGCCCTGCTCTGTAGGACCCACTTGATCCTGCATGTGGCCCGGACCCATGGCTACTCCAAGGTGATGACAGGAGACAGTTGCACACGCCTGGCCATCAAACTCATGACCAGCCTGGCACTGGGGAGAGGGGCATTCCTTGCCTGGGATACGGTACGTGGGTGCAGGCCACCAGGGGCCCCTCCTGCTGTCACACCTCTGGCCCTTTCATTTGAAAGTAGTGTCTCGTGAATCAGTCCTGGGGTCACCCACATGGAGTGGGGAAGCCTGTGACTCcccagctgggagggagggaggggagctgtGAGCCTGCTCACTTGAGTGTGGTGAGAAATGTCCCGCTCCTCCAGGGCTTCTCAGATGAGCGGCACGGCGACGTGGTGGTAGTGCGGCCCATGCGCGAGCACACGCTGAAGGAGGTCGCCTTCTACAACCACCTGTTTGCCGTCCCCTCCGTTTTCACGCCAGCCCTCGACACCAAGGTGAGCCGCAAGGATTACACGGGAGGCCTCCCCTCTAGCCTGGAGTCAGAGGTCACTGGCACACCGTTGGTGGCCCGAGCTGTGTCCACACCAGCTCTCTCGCCCCAGTGCCCACCACCTGGTGTCCTAGCAGTGCCTCCCAGCACTCTCGGAGCACACACAGGGCAGCCGCATGCCTTGGCAGGGAGGCGCCCTTGAGGAGGAGGGGCTCTCAGGGAGAGGAGGTAGCCGGCCTCCGGTGCCCATGTCGCTGGGAAGGCCAGGTCCTCAGCTTGTGGGTCGTAGACACGGAGGAGGGGACGATGGGGCAGGACGATCTTTGTCAGggacaatttatatttatataattttaacaaCTTAAAGTGTGTAACGACAGGGATATTTTAGGAGTGGGTGCCCCACTCACCCCGCCCGACACGGTAGACTCTTGGGCCGACAGTGTAGAGAAGCCCACGGCCTCGACTCTAGGTGGCCCCTTGACCAGACCTGTGGGCTACCCCTCTGCACTGGGGCCACTCCTGCAGCTCCCCATCCAATTGTCCTTAGGCCCCTGAAAAGGCCAGCATTCACCGGCTGATGGAGGCTTTTATGCTCAGGCTGCAGGACCAGTTCCCCTCCACAGTCAGCACTGTGTACaggtgtgtgattgtgtgtgcacatgtgtgtgtgtgtgtgcgc includes:
- the CTU2 gene encoding cytoplasmic tRNA 2-thiolation protein 2 isoform X3, with amino-acid sequence MCQVGEDYAEPASEEPPPRQPGREQKCVKCKEGLPVVVIRAGDAFCRDCFKAFYIHKFRAVLGKNRLIFPGEKVLLAWSGGPSSSSMVWQVLEGLSRESAKRLRFVPGIVCIDEGAACGLSPEARAKALAEMKLILQTVGFPWHVVALEEVFDLPPSVLRCFAQEPVGTEGAYKAAVDSFLQQQHVLGAEGAGDSPSLAQGEEQLSWPCTQDPQNPQSPDRPPTAAQTEALSRLFDSVKTLTAKEELLQALRTHLILHVARTHGYSKVMTGDSCTRLAIKLMTSLALGRGAFLAWDTGFSDERHGDVVVVRPMREHTLKEVAFYNHLFAVPSVFTPALDTKAPEKASIHRLMEAFMLRLQDQFPSTVSTVYRTSEKLVKAPRDGCAAGPPGPRCLLCMCALDIDTAGLCLPSPGCSEEGTGEWVLGFSSPLVPSAPLYLQTVPRLLGLRLPCICPRRSPPPHRPLHPAVLQGWGGCRAAVGGPGPARGAALLSQGGPPSPRHRAAVLRLPCEHEGLALPGPPAALHLGRGPAPQPEGLHRAADPGVPG
- the CTU2 gene encoding cytoplasmic tRNA 2-thiolation protein 2 isoform X10 codes for the protein MCQVGEDYAEPASEEPPPRQPGREQKCVKCKEGLPVVVIRAGDAFCRDCFKAFYIHKFRAVLGKNRLIFPGEKVLLAWSGGPSSSSMVWQVLEGLSRESAKRLRFVPGIVCIDEGAACGLSPEARAKALAEMKLILQTVGFPWHVVALEEVFDLPPSVLRCFAQEPVGTEGAYKAAVDSFLQQQHVLGAEGAGDSPSLAQGEEQLSWPCTQDPQNPQSPDRPPTAAQTEALSRLFDSVKTLTAKEELLQALRTHLILHVARTHGYSKVMTGDSCTRLAIKLMTSLALGRGAFLAWDTGFSDERHGDVVVVRPMREHTLKEVAFYNHLFAVPSVFTPALDTKAPEKASIHRLMEAFMLRLQDQFPSTVSTVYRTSEKLVKAPRDGCAAGPPGPRCLLCMCALDIDTAGAALLSQGGPPSPRHRAAVLRLPCEHEGLALPGPPAALHLGRGPAPQPELLPQGLHRAADPGVPG
- the CTU2 gene encoding cytoplasmic tRNA 2-thiolation protein 2 isoform X2, with product MCQVGEDYAEPASEEPPPRQPGREQKCVKCKEGLPVVVIRAGDAFCRDCFKAFYIHKFRAVLGKNRLIFPGEKVLLAWSGGPSSSSMVWQVLEGLSRESAKRLRFVPGIVCIDEGAACGLSPEARAKALAEMKLILQTVGFPWHVVALEEVFDLPPSVLRCFAQEPVGTEGAYKAAVDSFLQQQHVLGAEGAGDSPSLAQGEEQLSWPCTQDPQNPQSPDRPPTAAQTEALSRLFDSVKTLTAKEELLQALRTHLILHVARTHGYSKVMTGDSCTRLAIKLMTSLALGRGAFLAWDTGFSDERHGDVVVVRPMREHTLKEVAFYNHLFAVPSVFTPALDTKAPEKASIHRLMEAFMLRLQDQFPSTVSTVYRTSEKLVKAPRDGCAAGPPGPRCLLCMCALDIDTAGLCLPSPGCSEEGTGEWVLGFSSPLVPSAPLYLQTVPRLLGLRLPCICPRRSPPPHRPLHPAVLQGWGGCRAAVGGPGPARALLSQGGPPSPRHRAAVLRLPCEHEGLALPGPPAALHLGRGPAPQPELLPQGLHRAADPGVPG
- the CTU2 gene encoding cytoplasmic tRNA 2-thiolation protein 2 isoform X5; this encodes MCQVGEDYAEPASEEPPPRQPGREQKCVKCKEGLPVVVIRAGDAFCRDCFKAFYIHKFRAVLGKNRLIFPGEKVLLAWSGGPSSSSMVWQVLEGLSRESAKRLRFVPGIVCIDEGAACGLSPEARAKALAEMKLILQTVGFPWHVVALEEVFDLPPSVLRCFAQEPVGTEGAYKAAVDSFLQQQHVLGAEGAGDSPSLAQGEEQLSWPCTQDPQNPQSPDRPPTAAQTEALSRLFDSVKTLTAKEELLQALRTHLILHVARTHGYSKVMTGDSCTRLAIKLMTSLALGRGAFLAWDTGFSDERHGDVVVVRPMREHTLKEVAFYNHLFAVPSVFTPALDTKAPEKASIHRLMEAFMLRLQDQFPSTVSTVYRTSEKLVKAPRDGCAAGPPGPRCLLCMCALDIDTADSATAFGAQTPLHLSQTQPPTPPPTAPCCSAGMGRVQGCCGGARPCEREDPRARVIEQLCYGCRVNMKDLPSLDPLPPYILAEARLRSQSCFPRACIEQQIQEYLVEDSDDEAQTGES
- the CTU2 gene encoding cytoplasmic tRNA 2-thiolation protein 2 isoform X9, with translation MCQVGEDYAEPASEEPPPRQPGREQKCVKCKEGLPVVVIRAGDAFCRDCFKAFYIHKFRAVLGKNRLIFPGEKVLLAWSGGPSSSSMVWQVLEGLSRESAKRLRFVPGIVCIDEGAACGLSPEARAKALAEMKLILQTVGFPWHVVALEEVFDLPPSVLRCFAQEPVGTEGAYKAAVDSFLQQQHVLGAEGAGDSPSLAQGEEQLSWPCTQDPQNPQSPDRPPTAAQTEALSRLFDSVKTLTAKEELLQALRTHLILHVARTHGYSKVMTGDSCTRLAIKLMTSLALGRGAFLAWDTGFSDERHGDVVVVRPMREHTLKEVAFYNHLFAVPSVFTPALDTKAPEKASIHRLMEAFMLRLQDQFPSTVSTVYRTSEKLVKAPRDGCAAGPPGPRCLLCMCALDIDTAAPLYLQTVPRLLGLRLPCICPRRSPPPHRPLHPAVLQGWGGCRAAVGGPGPARALLSQGGPPSPRHRAAVLRLPCEHEGLALPGPPAALHLGRGPAPQPEGLHRAADPGVPG
- the CTU2 gene encoding cytoplasmic tRNA 2-thiolation protein 2 isoform X6, with the protein product MCQVGEDYAEPASEEPPPRQPGREQKCVKCKEGLPVVVIRAGDAFCRDCFKAFYIHKFRAVLGKNRLIFPGEKVLLAWSGGPSSSSMVWQVLEGLSRESAKRLRFVPGIVCIDEGAACGLSPEARAKALAEMKLILQTVGFPWHVVALEEVFDLPPSVLRCFAQEPVGTEGAYKAAVDSFLQQQHVLGAEGAGDSPSLAQGEEQLSWPCTQDPQNPQSPDRPPTAAQTEALSRLFDSVKTLTAKEELLQALRTHLILHVARTHGYSKVMTGDSCTRLAIKLMTSLALGRGAFLAWDTGFSDERHGDVVVVRPMREHTLKEVAFYNHLFAVPSVFTPALDTKAPEKASIHRLMEAFMLRLQDQFPSTVSTVYRTSEKLVKAPRDGCAAGPPGPRCLLCMCALDIDTAAPLYLQTVPRLLGLRLPCICPRRSPPPHRPLHPAVLQGWGGCRAAVGGPGPARGAALLSQGGPPSPRHRAAVLRLPCEHEGLALPGPPAALHLGRGPAPQPELLPQGLHRAADPGVPG
- the CTU2 gene encoding cytoplasmic tRNA 2-thiolation protein 2 isoform X8, encoding MCQVGEDYAEPASEEPPPRQPGREQKCVKCKEGLPVVVIRAGDAFCRDCFKAFYIHKFRAVLGKNRLIFPGEKVLLAWSGGPSSSSMVWQVLEGLSRESAKRLRFVPGIVCIDEGAACGLSPEARAKALAEMKLILQTVGFPWHVVALEEVFDLPPSVLRCFAQEPVGTEGAYKAAVDSFLQQQHVLGAEGAGDSPSLAQGEEQLSWPCTQDPQNPQSPDRPPTAAQTEALSRLFDSVKTLTAKEELLQALRTHLILHVARTHGYSKVMTGDSCTRLAIKLMTSLALGRGAFLAWDTGFSDERHGDVVVVRPMREHTLKEVAFYNHLFAVPSVFTPALDTKAPEKASIHRLMEAFMLRLQDQFPSTVSTVYRTSEKLVKAPRDGCAAGPPGPRCLLCMCALDIDTAAPLYLQTVPRLLGLRLPCICPRRSPPPHRPLHPAVLQGWGGCRAAVGGPGPARGAALLSQGGPPSPRHRAAVLRLPCEHEGLALPGPPAALHLGRGPAPQPEGLHRAADPGVPG
- the CTU2 gene encoding cytoplasmic tRNA 2-thiolation protein 2 isoform X4, whose product is MCQVGEDYAEPASEEPPPRQPGREQKCVKCKEGLPVVVIRAGDAFCRDCFKAFYIHKFRAVLGKNRLIFPGEKVLLAWSGGPSSSSMVWQVLEGLSRESAKRLRFVPGIVCIDEGAACGLSPEARAKALAEMKLILQTVGFPWHVVALEEVFDLPPSVLRCFAQEPVGTEGAYKAAVDSFLQQQHVLGAEGAGDSPSLAQGEEQLSWPCTQDPQNPQSPDRPPTAAQTEALSRLFDSVKTLTAKEELLQALRTHLILHVARTHGYSKVMTGDSCTRLAIKLMTSLALGRGAFLAWDTGFSDERHGDVVVVRPMREHTLKEVAFYNHLFAVPSVFTPALDTKAPEKASIHRLMEAFMLRLQDQFPSTVSTVYRTSEKLVKAPRDGCAAGPPGPRCLLCMCALDIDTAGLCLPSPGCSEEGTGEWVLGFSSPLVPSAPLYLQTVPRLLGLRLPCICPRRSPPPHRPLHPAVLQGWGGCRAAVGGPGPARALLSQGGPPSPRHRAAVLRLPCEHEGLALPGPPAALHLGRGPAPQPEGLHRAADPGVPG
- the CTU2 gene encoding cytoplasmic tRNA 2-thiolation protein 2 isoform X11, encoding MCQVGEDYAEPASEEPPPRQPGREQKCVKCKEGLPVVVIRAGDAFCRDCFKAFYIHKFRAVLGKNRLIFPGEKVLLAWSGGPSSSSMVWQVLEGLSRESAKRLRFVPGIVCIDEGAACGLSPEARAKALAEMKLILQTVGFPWHVVALEEVFDLPPSVLRCFAQEPVGTEGAYKAAVDSFLQQQHVLGAEGAGDSPSLAQGEEQLSWPCTQDPQNPQSPDRPPTAAQTEALSRLFDSVKTLTAKEELLQALRTHLILHVARTHGYSKVMTGDSCTRLAIKLMTSLALGRGAFLAWDTGFSDERHGDVVVVRPMREHTLKEVAFYNHLFAVPSVFTPALDTKAPEKASIHRLMEAFMLRLQDQFPSTVSTVYRTSEKLVKAPRDGCAAGPPGPRCLLCMCALDIDTAGAALLSQGGPPSPRHRAAVLRLPCEHEGLALPGPPAALHLGRGPAPQPEGLHRAADPGVPG